In Myxococcales bacterium, the following proteins share a genomic window:
- the hflK gene encoding FtsH protease activity modulator HflK encodes MNETTVRSLSVRKTARTVLMICVLLWLVSGLYIVKADEAGVVRRFGRVLPIIMKPGIHYHLPYPLESLVRPRTTEVKSMPIGFPVAPKADGDFKTLEKSRQEIYGAMEEVAVKSENFYPALASDEQSEYLTGDENIIHGRLILQYSISDPIAYLTAVSDIEALLRNVTEAAFMAELGATSVDDALTSGKVAIINNIRRAIQTRLDEIGAGIAVVAVDLRDLVPPREVENAFKDVFSARGDAARMIHEAEGAMNEALPQARGEAERTVASAEAYQLEATNHATGDAERFNHLFVEYHKSPAETRKRLYLETMSQVFPRMKKYFLGTKAGEKSTKVTLFMDELLKNEGR; translated from the coding sequence ATGAACGAAACGACGGTCCGGTCCCTTTCCGTCCGCAAAACGGCGCGCACGGTACTCATGATCTGTGTGTTGCTCTGGCTGGTATCCGGCTTGTATATCGTCAAGGCCGACGAAGCGGGAGTGGTCCGGCGTTTCGGCCGCGTCCTACCGATCATCATGAAACCGGGTATTCACTATCATCTGCCCTACCCGTTGGAAAGCCTCGTCCGCCCGCGCACGACCGAGGTAAAAAGCATGCCGATCGGCTTTCCCGTCGCGCCTAAAGCCGACGGCGACTTCAAAACCTTGGAAAAATCACGCCAGGAAATCTACGGCGCGATGGAAGAGGTCGCGGTGAAAAGCGAAAATTTCTACCCGGCCCTGGCTTCCGACGAGCAATCGGAATATCTGACCGGCGACGAAAACATCATCCACGGCCGCCTGATTCTGCAATATTCCATTTCCGATCCGATCGCCTATCTGACCGCCGTCAGCGACATCGAAGCGCTGCTCCGCAACGTGACCGAAGCCGCGTTCATGGCGGAACTCGGAGCGACCTCGGTCGATGACGCGCTGACGAGCGGCAAGGTGGCCATCATCAATAACATCCGGCGGGCGATTCAGACCCGCCTGGACGAAATCGGCGCCGGTATCGCCGTCGTCGCGGTGGACCTGCGCGATCTCGTCCCGCCGCGGGAAGTGGAAAACGCCTTCAAGGACGTCTTCAGCGCCCGCGGCGACGCGGCGCGAATGATTCACGAGGCCGAAGGGGCCATGAACGAGGCCCTGCCGCAAGCGAGGGGCGAAGCCGAACGCACCGTGGCCTCCGCCGAGGCCTATCAACTGGAAGCGACCAACCATGCCACCGGCGACGCGGAACGGTTCAACCATCTGTTCGTCGAATACCACAAGAGTCCGGCGGAAACCCGCAAACGCCTTTACCTGGAAACGATGAGCCAGGTCTTCCCGCGGATGAAGAAGTATTTTCTCGGAACGAAAGCGGGAGAAAAATCGACCAAGGTGACACTCTTCATGGACGAATTACTGAAAAACGAGGGCAGATGA
- a CDS encoding MarR family transcriptional regulator — protein MPDSKALPDRFYRCLQALLDEGLLRRSQDVTLKMLSAPESIVVDTVGTRGPFSMSGLAKACGSLPNTMTGIVDRLVRRGVLQRLLSAEDRRLVLVSLTDLGRQLQANHQQFLHEYAERLLKRLERNEQKDLVNLLERVTVSTRE, from the coding sequence ATGCCGGATTCGAAGGCCTTGCCCGATCGCTTCTACCGCTGTCTGCAAGCCTTGCTCGACGAAGGATTGTTGCGCCGCTCGCAGGACGTGACGCTGAAAATGCTTTCCGCCCCGGAATCCATCGTCGTCGACACCGTCGGCACCCGCGGCCCGTTTTCGATGAGCGGCCTGGCCAAGGCCTGCGGCTCGCTGCCCAACACGATGACCGGCATCGTCGACCGGCTGGTGCGGCGCGGCGTGTTGCAGCGTTTGCTATCCGCCGAGGACCGCCGGCTGGTGCTGGTGTCCCTGACCGACCTGGGCCGGCAGTTGCAGGCCAACCATCAACAATTTTTGCACGAATACGCCGAACGCTTGTTAAAGCGGTTGGAACGAAACGAACAAAAAGATTTGGTGAACCTGTTGGAACGAGTCACCGTCTCCACCAGAGAATGA
- the hflC gene encoding protease modulator HflC, with the protein MKRRLWSALPVAVVLLLLSSALFIVDETELVIVSQFGNPIRVIDHPGLHLKAPAPIHTLLRFDKRLSIYNVRPSEFLTQDKKNIVVESFIAWRIADARKFLQTVKDRNGAEVRLGDMANSELGSALGTLPLSAILSVDPSTVKIGEVMDKVSANCADKARANYGIQIAAVTLMRLNFPEQNKDSVYNRMRSERDRIAKQYRAEGQEKAQAIKAETEKEVAQLLSEAYSKAEAIKGEGDAAAARIYAAAYRRDPDFYKFLRTLDSYTKFLDEQTTLVLSSDAQLLKLLENGEGK; encoded by the coding sequence ATGAAACGTCGACTGTGGTCCGCCCTTCCCGTGGCGGTCGTTTTGCTGCTGTTGTCTAGCGCCTTGTTCATCGTCGATGAAACGGAACTGGTGATCGTCAGCCAATTCGGCAACCCGATTCGGGTCATCGACCATCCAGGCCTGCACCTGAAAGCGCCGGCGCCGATACACACCCTGCTCCGGTTCGACAAACGGCTTTCGATCTACAACGTCCGGCCGTCCGAGTTTCTGACCCAGGACAAGAAAAACATCGTGGTCGAATCCTTCATCGCCTGGCGGATCGCCGATGCCCGGAAATTTTTACAGACCGTGAAGGACCGCAACGGCGCGGAGGTCCGCTTGGGCGACATGGCCAATTCTGAACTGGGCAGCGCCTTGGGCACTTTGCCTTTGTCGGCCATCCTTTCCGTCGACCCGTCCACGGTGAAAATCGGCGAGGTCATGGACAAGGTTTCCGCGAATTGCGCGGACAAGGCGCGGGCGAATTACGGAATTCAAATCGCCGCGGTAACCCTGATGCGCCTGAATTTCCCGGAACAGAATAAGGATTCCGTTTACAACCGCATGCGCTCGGAGCGGGACCGCATCGCCAAGCAATACCGCGCCGAAGGCCAGGAAAAGGCCCAGGCGATCAAGGCCGAAACCGAAAAAGAGGTCGCGCAATTGCTCTCGGAAGCGTATAGCAAGGCCGAGGCGATCAAGGGCGAGGGCGACGCCGCCGCCGCGCGGATTTACGCCGCCGCCTATCGCCGGGATCCGGATTTCTACAAATTCCTGCGTACGCTGGATTCGTATACCAAGTTCCTGGACGAACAAACCACCCTGGTTTTATCGTCAGACGCGCAATTGCTGAAACTCCTGGAAAATGGAGAAGGCAAATGA
- a CDS encoding outer membrane lipoprotein-sorting protein has protein sequence MKSRLLAPLVALIIAAWIGSGWALTALEIAKKSLELDRSPTKVTTYKMIVTNKKGQTRTYRFTSHEKQYPEGSKKIIRFLEPADAKGTGLLSFERKTADDLQWLFLPSQKKARQLAASNKSDEFMGSDLWMEDMATQTAEKFNHELLQQVMLDGVQCYLVESKPKPGVNSAYSKTRSWINTTNFVALKMELYDKKGALIKTINNKKAEQISGFWTITNVQVVTQDKGKAMTEVQIEKREYNVDIPDRFFTQQYLESY, from the coding sequence ATGAAATCTCGCCTCTTGGCGCCGCTTGTCGCGCTGATCATCGCCGCCTGGATCGGTTCCGGCTGGGCGTTGACGGCCTTGGAAATCGCGAAAAAGTCGCTCGAACTGGATCGTTCGCCCACCAAGGTGACCACCTACAAGATGATCGTCACCAACAAGAAGGGGCAGACGCGCACCTACCGGTTCACCTCGCACGAAAAACAATACCCGGAAGGCTCGAAGAAGATCATCCGCTTCCTCGAACCGGCCGACGCCAAAGGCACCGGCCTGCTGTCGTTCGAACGCAAAACCGCCGACGACCTGCAATGGCTCTTTTTGCCCTCGCAGAAAAAGGCCCGCCAGCTCGCCGCCTCGAACAAGAGCGACGAATTCATGGGTTCCGACCTGTGGATGGAAGACATGGCGACGCAAACGGCCGAAAAGTTCAATCACGAGTTGCTGCAGCAGGTGATGCTCGACGGCGTCCAGTGCTACCTGGTCGAATCGAAACCGAAACCGGGCGTCAATTCGGCCTACAGCAAAACCCGGTCGTGGATCAACACCACGAACTTCGTTGCCCTGAAGATGGAATTGTACGACAAGAAGGGCGCGTTGATTAAAACGATCAACAACAAGAAGGCCGAGCAGATCAGCGGCTTCTGGACCATCACCAACGTCCAGGTCGTGACCCAGGACAAGGGCAAGGCGATGACCGAGGTGCAGATCGAGAAGCGCGAATACAACGTCGACATTCCCGATCGGTTCTTCACCCAACAGTACCTCGAGAGCTATTGA
- a CDS encoding RND family transporter, with product MGTLTKIVIKWPWLTIVFILAVSVFFALQLKHVRIDNDVKEFLPETHIDKQQYYRSLETFGGEFVAIIGISADPKGPYKDIFNPAALQKTQELTTWLENLEIEAPFEYAMWVKNEDVSKVVGERQYNQKCTPEMIERVQKSTAPIELDGYTKIWLCKDKKKITLNDVVSLATMKVIYDKELPPAQPGAEPEHMLMVEDLWETPPQTQEEADHARERMKSWSLYQNNVISPPDPKTGLVASTAIYAFMPEGVSIEYTEALQAAIDQKMAEIGKPGDGLEYQVGGMPMISVWLGRYLQKDLRLLIPFVMGVILVVLILSFRNPLGVILPFITVVLGTIWTVGMTVIAHKPLTIITSAIPTLMTAIGSAYTIHIIHSYLATRHAGKGRHEAIVESMAEVGMAVVMAGLTTVGGFFSLTTSSVLPIKDFGYFSSFGTFACLLISLTLVPAVLVKVGKEKATAAPELEREETLAKGPLGRALTWLANFVIQRRKTMLALSLATIAICFALASQLRVTSNLVEYFLKDSEIRQVDTYLRENFGGTNIFYVTIDGGEKDFWKEPENLRKLDALTAQVEQSFPGLVGKTMSVNDYVKKMWMALRFNDPAEYRIPDSKQGVADCLFLFSQKSDALDTVIDFDFQRVRVAFKLLSGQTETMGRVKAVVDDWFAVNWPGMKGHPAPRPPIWEWLGIQLGLLNQAPTEIGAKYRFSGENYLRYRVDRLIVTSQMRSILFSVIVVFFLAAIIFSSLVGGALSVMPTILAVLGNFAIMGMLKIPLDVGTALVSAGAVGMGIDYAIHYINRYRLERIAGENAKKAVRLTHLTSGKAIVFNATAVACGFFVLMFSNFNPIIRLGFLTGLTMFTSSLIALTVLPLLLLWLRPRFIRKVSKNDESSDNGKE from the coding sequence ATGGGAACCCTGACCAAGATCGTCATCAAATGGCCCTGGTTGACCATCGTCTTCATCCTGGCCGTCAGCGTTTTCTTCGCGTTGCAGCTCAAACACGTGCGCATCGACAACGACGTGAAGGAATTCCTGCCGGAGACGCACATCGACAAGCAGCAATATTATCGCTCCCTCGAGACCTTCGGCGGCGAGTTCGTGGCCATCATCGGCATTTCGGCCGATCCCAAGGGCCCCTACAAAGACATTTTCAACCCGGCGGCCTTGCAAAAAACCCAGGAACTGACCACCTGGCTGGAAAACCTGGAGATCGAAGCGCCCTTCGAATACGCCATGTGGGTGAAAAACGAGGACGTCTCCAAGGTCGTCGGCGAGCGGCAGTACAACCAAAAATGCACTCCCGAAATGATTGAGCGGGTTCAAAAGTCCACCGCGCCCATCGAGTTGGACGGTTACACCAAGATCTGGTTGTGCAAAGACAAGAAAAAAATCACCCTCAACGACGTCGTCAGCCTGGCGACGATGAAGGTCATCTACGACAAAGAGCTGCCGCCCGCCCAGCCCGGCGCGGAGCCCGAACACATGCTGATGGTGGAGGACCTCTGGGAAACCCCGCCGCAAACGCAGGAAGAAGCGGACCACGCCCGTGAACGGATGAAGTCGTGGTCGCTCTACCAGAACAACGTCATCAGCCCGCCCGACCCGAAAACCGGCCTGGTCGCCTCGACGGCCATTTACGCCTTCATGCCGGAAGGCGTTTCCATCGAATACACGGAGGCCCTGCAAGCCGCGATCGATCAAAAAATGGCCGAAATCGGCAAACCCGGCGACGGTTTGGAATATCAGGTCGGCGGCATGCCGATGATCAGCGTCTGGTTGGGCCGTTATCTGCAAAAAGACCTGCGGTTGCTGATTCCCTTCGTCATGGGCGTCATTCTCGTCGTCTTGATCCTCAGCTTCCGCAACCCGCTGGGCGTGATTCTGCCGTTCATCACGGTCGTCCTGGGCACGATCTGGACCGTCGGCATGACCGTCATCGCCCACAAGCCGCTGACGATCATCACCAGCGCGATACCGACGCTGATGACGGCGATCGGCAGCGCTTACACCATTCACATCATCCACAGCTACCTGGCGACGCGGCACGCCGGCAAGGGCCGTCACGAGGCGATCGTCGAATCCATGGCCGAGGTCGGCATGGCCGTGGTCATGGCCGGCCTGACGACCGTTGGCGGCTTCTTCTCGCTGACGACCAGCAGTGTGCTGCCGATCAAGGACTTCGGCTATTTTTCCAGCTTCGGCACCTTCGCCTGCCTGTTGATCAGCCTGACCTTGGTGCCGGCGGTCCTGGTGAAGGTCGGCAAGGAAAAGGCCACGGCCGCGCCCGAACTGGAACGCGAGGAAACCCTGGCCAAGGGTCCGCTGGGACGGGCGCTGACCTGGCTGGCAAATTTCGTCATTCAACGGCGCAAGACGATGTTGGCCCTCTCCCTGGCGACGATCGCGATCTGCTTCGCGCTGGCCAGCCAGTTGCGCGTGACCAGCAACCTGGTGGAATACTTCCTGAAGGACAGCGAAATCCGCCAGGTCGACACCTACCTGCGCGAGAATTTCGGCGGCACCAACATTTTTTACGTGACCATCGACGGGGGCGAGAAGGATTTCTGGAAAGAGCCGGAGAACCTGCGCAAGCTCGATGCGCTGACGGCGCAAGTCGAGCAGTCGTTCCCGGGCCTGGTGGGTAAAACGATGTCGGTGAACGACTACGTCAAGAAAATGTGGATGGCTTTGCGTTTCAACGATCCGGCCGAATATCGCATTCCCGACTCCAAGCAAGGCGTCGCCGACTGTCTGTTCCTCTTCTCGCAGAAGAGCGACGCCCTGGACACCGTCATCGACTTCGACTTCCAACGCGTGCGCGTGGCGTTCAAGCTGCTTTCCGGCCAGACCGAAACGATGGGCCGGGTGAAGGCGGTCGTCGACGACTGGTTTGCCGTCAACTGGCCGGGAATGAAAGGGCATCCCGCGCCTCGCCCGCCCATCTGGGAATGGCTCGGCATTCAACTGGGTTTGCTCAATCAGGCGCCGACCGAGATCGGTGCGAAATATCGTTTCTCGGGCGAAAACTATCTGCGTTACCGGGTCGATCGGTTGATCGTCACCAGCCAGATGCGCTCGATTCTCTTCTCCGTCATCGTGGTCTTTTTCCTGGCGGCGATCATTTTCAGCAGCCTCGTCGGCGGCGCGCTCTCCGTCATGCCCACCATTCTGGCGGTGCTCGGCAATTTCGCGATCATGGGCATGTTAAAGATCCCGCTGGACGTCGGCACCGCGCTGGTTTCGGCGGGCGCGGTCGGCATGGGTATCGACTACGCCATCCACTACATCAACCGCTACCGGCTGGAACGGATCGCGGGAGAGAACGCCAAGAAAGCCGTCCGGCTGACCCATTTGACCAGCGGCAAGGCCATCGTCTTCAACGCGACGGCGGTCGCGTGCGGCTTCTTCGTGCTGATGTTCAGCAACTTCAACCCGATCATCCGCCTGGGCTTCCTGACCGGGTTGACGATGTTCACTTCCAGTCTGATCGCCTTGACGGTTTTGCCGCTGCTGCTTCTCTGGCTGCGGCCGCGGTTCATTCGCAAAGTGTCGAAAAACGACGAATCATCTGACAACGGGAAGGAGTAG